A stretch of the Larimichthys crocea isolate SSNF chromosome IX, L_crocea_2.0, whole genome shotgun sequence genome encodes the following:
- the LOC104922468 gene encoding ATP synthase subunit alpha, mitochondrial — protein MLSVRVAAALARTLPRRAGFVSKNVAAACVGAKNLHTARPWLQKTGTAEVSSILEEKIMGADTTADLEETGRVLSIGDGIARVYGLRNVQAEEMVEFSSGLKGMSLNLEPDNVGVVVFGNDKLIKEGDIVKRTGAIVDVPVGEELLGRVVDALGNAIDGKGPLGSKIRRRVGLKAPGIIPRISVREPMQTGIKAVDSLVPIGRGQRELIIGDRQTGKTAIAIDTIINQKRFNEGTDEKKKLYCIYVAIGQKRSTVAQLVKRLTDADAMKYTIVVSATASDAAPLQYLAPYSGCSMGEYFRDNGKHALIIYDDLSKQAVAYRQMSLLLRRPPGREAYPGDVFYLHSRLLERAAKMNDNFGGGSLTALPVIETQAGDVSAYIPTNVISITDGQIFLETELFYKGIRPAINVGLSVSRVGSAAQTRAMKQVAGTMKLELAQYREVAAFAQFGSDLDAATQQLLNRGVRLTELLKQGQYSPMAIEEQVTVIYAGVRGHLDKMEPSKITKFEKAFLQHILSQHQDLLAAIRADGKISEASDAKLKQIVLNFLSSFE, from the exons ATGCTGTCAGTACGCGTCGCAGCGGCTCTCGCCCGCACCCTGCCTCGACGGGCTGGATTT GTATCCAAGAACGTCGCTGCAGCATGTGTAGGAGCCAAGAATCTCCACACTGCCCGTCCATGGCTGCAGAAAACAG GCACAGCCGAGGTGTCGTCTATTCTGGAGGAGAAGATCATGGGAGCTGACACCACTGCTGATTTGGAGGAGACTGGTCGCGTGTTGTCCATCGGTGATGGTATCGCCAGAGTGTACGGCCTGAGGAACGTGCAGGCTGAGGAGATGGTGGAGTTCTCCTCTGGGCTGAAG GGCATGTCTCTGAACTTGGAGCCTGACAATGTCGGTGTTGTCGTGTTCGGTAACGACAAGCTGATCAAGGAAGGCGACATTGTCAAGAGAACCGGCGCTATTGTGGACGTGCCTGTTGGTGAGGAGCTCCTGGGCCGTGTCGTCGATGCTCTGGGAAATGCTATTGATGGAAAG GGCCCCCTTGGCTCCAAGATCCGCAGGCGTGTGGGTCTGAAGGCCCCGGGTATCATCCCCCGTATCTCTGTGAGGGAGCCAATGCAGACCGGCATCAAGGCTGTGGACAGTTTGGTGCCCATCGGCCGTGGACAGCGTGAGCTCATCATCGGGGACAGGCAGACTGG CAAAACTGCAATTGCCATCGACACCATCATCAACCAGAAGCGCTTCAATGAGGGAactgatgagaagaagaagctgtacTGCATCTACGTTGCCATTGGCCAGAAGAGATCCACCGTGGCTCAGCTGGTGAAGAGGCTGACTGATGCCGACGCCATGAAGTACACCATTGTGGTGTCTGCTACTGCCTCTGATGCTGCTCCTCTGCAGTACCTGGCTCCCTACTCTGGCTGCTCCATGGGAGAGTACTTCAGAGACAACGGCAAGCACGCCCTGATCATCTACGATGATCTGTCCAAGCAG GCTGTCGCCTACCGTCAGATGTCCCTGCTGCTCCGTCGTCCCCCTGGCCGTGAGGCTTACCCAGGAGATGTCTTCTACTTGCATTCCCGTCTGCTGGAGAGAGCTGCTAAGATGAACGACAACTTCGGCGGCGGCTCCCTGACAGCCCTTCCCGTTATCGAGACCCAGGCTGGTGACGTGTCAGCCTACATTCCAACTAACGTTATCTCTATCACGGACGGACAG ATCTTCTTGGAGACTGAGCTCTTCTACAAGGGTATTCGTCCAGCCATCAACGTCGGTCTGTCTGTGTCACGTGTCGGATCTGCTGCCCAGACTAGGGCCATGAAGCAG GTGGCTGGTACCATGAAGCTGGAGCTGGCCCAGTACCGTGAGGTGGCTGCCTTTGCTCAGTTTGGCTCAGATTTGGACGCTGCCACTCAGCAGCTGCTGAACCGTGGTGTTCGTCTGACCGAGCTCCTTAAACAGGGACAGTACT CTCCAATGGCCATTGAAGAACAGGTAACAGTTATTTATGCTGGTGTGAGGGGACACCTGGACAAAATGGAGCCTAGCAAGATCACCAAGTTCGAGAAGGCATTCTTGCAGCACATCCTGAGCCAGCACCAAGACCTGCTGGCAGCTATTAG GGCTGATGGTAAAATCTCTGAGGCATCTGATGCTAAACTCAAGCAGATTGTGTTGAATTTCCTCTCCAGCTTTGAGTAA
- the hwa gene encoding protein huluwa isoform X2 produces MSQISQSTPSDVSGGYPVTNLTLVVLLLIPCVVILLLLNCLFLGYKLLILSKTNNRRKREDTEEMLLQSNLQNVRRVSDVAFHTLQDGRRAYMSLSEPILPHPVTSSRASSRERAGVDHRFRLLRPDGATGSGSLRAPSTIRATSPAAGFIPRLDLPSGSRTYSISKAGWCKSAPVLPQSSDSEAETRVNLVPPNSPMETEHVGHIRRSSRYEMLADVNPDVALHVFDKVDMECEYTSPPSEASCMNTSAVGPGLDSDFGASAGVSLRILSADSDGLSNGVLASALEWDYYDPCYVRQNNVAKHKHHRPAVHTKQYWV; encoded by the exons ATGTCGCAAATAAGTCAGAGCACACCCTCAGATGTGTCTGGAGGTTACCCTGTGACTAATTTGACTTTAGTCGTCCTTTTGCTGATCCCCTGTGTGGTCATCCTGCTTCTGCTCAACTGCCTGTTTCTGGGCTACAAGTTGCTGATCCTGTCAAAGACGAACAACAGAAGGAAGcgagaggacacagaggagatGCTTTTGCAGTCCAACCTGCAAAATGTCAGACGAGTATCCGACGTTGCTTTTCACACTCTGCAGGACGGGAGGAGAGCTTATATGTCTCTATCGGAGCCGATCCTCCCCCATCCTGTAACCTCTTCCAGGGCTTCATCCAGGGAGAGGGCCGGGGTCGATCACAGGTTTAGACTCTTGAGGCCAGATGGTGCCACCGGCTCAGGGTCCCTGAGGGCGCCGAGCACCATCCGGGCCACATCACCTGCGGCTGGATTCATCCCGAGACTCGACCTGCCCTCCGGCTCACGGACATACAGCATCAGCAAAGCGGGCTGGTGTAAAAGCGCACCAGTTCTACCGCAGTCCAGTGATTCAGAGGCAGAAACCAGGGTGAACCTTGTTCCACCAAACTCTCCAATG GAGACAGAACATGTGGGTCACATTCGTCGGAGCAGTAGGTACGAGATGCTGGCAGATGTGAACCCAGATGTGGCACTGCACGTGTTTGACAAAGTAGACATGGAGTGCGAGTACACCAGCCCGCCTTCAGAGGCGTCCTGCATGAACACATCTGCAGTGGGCCCTGGACTGGACAGTGACTTTGGTGCAAGTGCAG GTGTCTCCCTGCGGATTCTGTCAGCGGACAGTGACGGTCTGTCCAACGGTGTCCTGGCTTCAGCCTTGGAGTGGGATTATTACGACCCCTGCTACGTCAGACAGAATAATGTTGCCAAACATAAACACCACAGACCTGCGGTGCACACCAAACAGTACTGGGTGTGA
- the hwa gene encoding protein huluwa isoform X1, with protein sequence MSQISQSTPSDVSGGYPVTNLTLVVLLLIPCVVILLLLNCLFLGYKLLILSKTNNRRKREDTEEMLLQSNLQNVRRVSDVAFHTLQDGRRAYMSLSEPILPHPVTSSRASSRERAGVDHRFRLLRPDGATGSGSLRAPSTIRATSPAAGFIPRLDLPSGSRTYSISKAGWCKSAPVLPQSSDSEAETRVNLVPPNSPMQETEHVGHIRRSSRYEMLADVNPDVALHVFDKVDMECEYTSPPSEASCMNTSAVGPGLDSDFGASAGVSLRILSADSDGLSNGVLASALEWDYYDPCYVRQNNVAKHKHHRPAVHTKQYWV encoded by the exons ATGTCGCAAATAAGTCAGAGCACACCCTCAGATGTGTCTGGAGGTTACCCTGTGACTAATTTGACTTTAGTCGTCCTTTTGCTGATCCCCTGTGTGGTCATCCTGCTTCTGCTCAACTGCCTGTTTCTGGGCTACAAGTTGCTGATCCTGTCAAAGACGAACAACAGAAGGAAGcgagaggacacagaggagatGCTTTTGCAGTCCAACCTGCAAAATGTCAGACGAGTATCCGACGTTGCTTTTCACACTCTGCAGGACGGGAGGAGAGCTTATATGTCTCTATCGGAGCCGATCCTCCCCCATCCTGTAACCTCTTCCAGGGCTTCATCCAGGGAGAGGGCCGGGGTCGATCACAGGTTTAGACTCTTGAGGCCAGATGGTGCCACCGGCTCAGGGTCCCTGAGGGCGCCGAGCACCATCCGGGCCACATCACCTGCGGCTGGATTCATCCCGAGACTCGACCTGCCCTCCGGCTCACGGACATACAGCATCAGCAAAGCGGGCTGGTGTAAAAGCGCACCAGTTCTACCGCAGTCCAGTGATTCAGAGGCAGAAACCAGGGTGAACCTTGTTCCACCAAACTCTCCAATG CAGGAGACAGAACATGTGGGTCACATTCGTCGGAGCAGTAGGTACGAGATGCTGGCAGATGTGAACCCAGATGTGGCACTGCACGTGTTTGACAAAGTAGACATGGAGTGCGAGTACACCAGCCCGCCTTCAGAGGCGTCCTGCATGAACACATCTGCAGTGGGCCCTGGACTGGACAGTGACTTTGGTGCAAGTGCAG GTGTCTCCCTGCGGATTCTGTCAGCGGACAGTGACGGTCTGTCCAACGGTGTCCTGGCTTCAGCCTTGGAGTGGGATTATTACGACCCCTGCTACGTCAGACAGAATAATGTTGCCAAACATAAACACCACAGACCTGCGGTGCACACCAAACAGTACTGGGTGTGA
- the LOC104922467 gene encoding dnaJ homolog subfamily B member 5: MVLIWTQFGVKHKNVNVKCKVRVMHRGDSSGSSSSAESTKSEQDMPCLAIKPTGKDFYKVLGVTPESNEDEIKKAYRKMALKFHPDKNSDADAEDKFKEIAEAYEILTDPKKRGIYDQFGEEGLKNGMSMAGQGSAFRNHFHGDPHSTFSSFFHGSDHFDIFFGSDVDGEEDLFNPFRRFPSTVGGFPGHEGGLRRGQRRLQGDEVVHDLLVTLDEVMHGCTKHVKITRSRLNPDSRTVRSEDKVLNVVVKKGWRAGTKITFPREGDETPNSTPADITFILRDKEHNQYKRDGSNIVYTAKITLKEALCGCTVNVPTLDNRMMPLPCSDVIKPGAVRRLRGEGLPLPKSPSQRGDLVVEFQVLFPDRIPPQSREIIKHSLAQC; the protein is encoded by the exons atgGTTCTTATCTGGACTCAGTTCGGTGTGAAGcacaaaaatgtcaatgtcaagTGCAAAGTGCGGGTTATGCACAGAGGTGACAGCTCAGGATCCTCATCATCAGCG GAAAGCACCAAGTCAGAGCAGGACATGCCGTGCCTCGCCATCAAACCCACAGGCAAGGACTTCTACAAAGTCCTGGGTGTCACTCCTGAATCCAACGAGGACGAGATCAAGAAAGCCTACAGGAAGATGGCTCTCAAGTTCCACCCAGACAAGAACAGCGACGCCGACGCAGAGGACAAGTTCAAAGAGATCGCGGAGGCCTACGAGATCCTGACTGACCCCAAGAAGAGAGGCATATATGACCAGTTTGGAGaagaag gtctTAAAAATGGAATGTCAATGGCGGGCCAAGGCAGTGCTTTCCGCAATCATTTCCACGGTGATCCCCACAgcaccttctcctccttctttcacGGCTCAGACCACTTCGACATCTTCTTTGGCTCTGATGTTGACGGCGAAGAAGACCTCTTCAACCCCTTCAGACGGTTCCCCTCCACCGTAGGCGGGTTTCCCGGCCACGAAGGCGGGCTGCGAAGAGGCCAGCGGCGGCTGCAAGGCGACGAGGTGGTGCACGACCTGCTGGTGACCCTGGACGAGGTGATGCATGGCTGCACAAAGCACGTGAAGATCACCCGTAGTCGCCTCAACCCCGACAGTCGCACTGTGCGATCTGAGGACAAGGTGCTAAACGTGGTGGTGAAGAAAGGGTGGAGAGCGGGCACCAAGATCACCTTCCCCAGGGAGGGAGATGAGACGCCCAACAGCACCCCTGCGGACATCACCTTCATTCTCAGGGACAAGGAGCACAACCAGTACAAGAGAGACGGCTCCAACATTGTCTACACAGCCAAGATCACCCTCAAAGAG GCTCTCTGTGGCTGCACAGTAAACGTCCCAACACTTGACAACCGAATGATGCCTCTACCATGCAGCGATGTTATCAAACCAGGTGCTGTCCGGCGGCTGAGGGGCGAAGGACTGCCCCTGCCTAAGAGCCCGTCCCAGCGGGGCGACTTGGTGGTGGAGTTCCAGGTGCTCTTCCCCGACAGGATCCCACCGCAGTCCCGCGAGATCATCAAGCACAGCCTGGCCCAGTGCTAG
- the LOC104922481 gene encoding urea transporter 1-like has translation MCLMCQLHLVVLPSLVCLVAAPFQCQFVFVLLPLPQYPPIYSMYEQNNQPSHKEVPISSFLFKVVGFFTGDMHLCGKWVKRQPLVVQLLDWIFRGVAQVMFVNNPLSGLLITTGLFLQNPWWALNGLLGTIVSTVSAILLGQNREAISAGLYGYNGTLVGILMAVFSAKGSWYWWLLLPNGFMSMMCPVVSSALSSVASKWDLPIFTLPFNILVCLHIAATGPNHPYFPQVNIQPNDHLHPPNDSIQSLNITQLFLSVPVGVGQVYGCDSPWTGGLILLALLLSSPTIGFHAILGSAAGMLSGLALAAPHKDIYSGLWGYNCALSCIAIGGVFYVITWQTHLLALICAFFCAYMTAAISKLMSVLAIPACTWPFCLSAFIFLLISSEIPAICRLPLYVVSCPEENRRYQKQLKAAEKAQHSQQSSSQDKAQLTEDGGPDVGCSDYD, from the exons ATGTGCCTCATGTGTCAACTACACCTTGTCGTCTTGCCTTCACTGGTGTGTTTAGTCGCTGCTCCGTTTCAGTGTCAGTTCGTCTTTGTTCTTCTCCCTTTGCCTCAATATCCT ccaatatacagtatgtacgaGCAAAACAACCAGCCCTCGCATAAAGAAGTTCCaatttcctccttcctcttcaaaGTTGTTGGGTTTTTCACCGGGGACATGCATCTCTGCGGAAAATGGGTTAAAA GACAGCCTTTAGTAGTTCAGCTGCTGGACTGGATTTTCCGAGGTGTCGCCCAGGTCATGTTCGTCAACAACCCTCTCAGTGGGCTCCTCATCACGACCGGCCTCTTCCTACAGAACCCTTGGTGGGCTCTGAATGGTCTGCTGGGTACCATTGTGTCCACTGTGTCAGCCATCTTACTGGGACAAAACAG GGAGGCCATATCGGCGGGTTTGTATGGCTACAATGGAACCTTGGTGGGCATACTGATGGCTGTTTTCTCAGCCAAAGGAAGCTGGTACTGGTGGCTGTTATTGCCAAATGGGTTCATGTCCATGATGTG CCCAGTGGTTTCCAGTGCTTTGTCTTCAGTTGCCAGCAAATGGGACCTCCCAATATTCACCTTGCCCTTTAATATTTTGGTGTGTCTACATATTGCAGCTACAGGACCCAACCACCCCTACTTTCCACAG GTCAACATACAGCCAAATGACCATCTGCACCCTCCTAATGACTCCATCCAAAGCCTCAATATCACACAG CTATTTCTGTCAGTGCCAGTTGGTGTTGGCCAGGTGTACGGCTGTGACAGTCCTTGGACAGGAGGTCTCATCCTTCTGGCCCTGCTGCTTTCCTCACCGACTATCGGTTTTCATGCCATATTGGGCTCTGCTGCTGGCATGCTGTCTG GTCTTGCTCTGGCGGCTCCTCACAAGGACATTTACTCAGGCCTTTGGGGATATAACTGTGCTTTATCCTGCATTGCCATTGGAGGTGTCTTCTATGTCATAACCTGGCAAACCCATCTACTGGCTCTAATATGTG CATTTTTCTGCGCATACATGACGGCAGCAATCTCCAAACTGATGTCTGTG CTTGCAATACCAGCCTGCACGTGGCCTTTCTGCCTGTCAGCTTTCATTTTCCTCCTTATTTCCTCTGAGATCCCAGCCATCTGCAGACTCCCTCTGTATGTGGTCTCCTGCCCTGAGGAGAATCGACGCTACCAGAAACAATTGAAGGCCGCAGAGAAAGCTCAGCACAGTCAACAGAGCAGCAGCCAAGACAAGGCCCAGCTGACAGAGGATGGAGGTCCAGATGTCGGCTGTAGTGACTATGACTAG